One Panicum virgatum strain AP13 chromosome 9K, P.virgatum_v5, whole genome shotgun sequence genomic region harbors:
- the LOC120651696 gene encoding 2-oxoglutarate-dependent dioxygenase 11-like isoform X1, producing the protein MAEIFDKMKVEFIDQNESVQVIADNIRDTGEVPERYVRSEIKADPVIVDVEGYNLPVIDMSRLLNPEFSEEETAKLGSACEHWGFFQLVNHGLDGGLLQQIKSDITEFFSLPLEEKLAVAIPPNGIQGFGHHFVFSKEQKLDWVDMLFLATRPVEERSLAFWPTKPSTFRDTLDMYSLELANVSAQLFKFMANNLGVNKEGLLGTFKGLPQSMRINYYPPCSQANKVLGLSPHTDGVGMTFLLQVNDVEGLQIRKDGKWFSVKAIPGALVVNIGDALEVLTNGQYKSIEHRAVINPVKERITIATFLSVNLGCTIGPLQELLKAGEARYKVLDGVEFTKGYFAAKLEGRRYLESLKLGI; encoded by the exons ATGGCTGAAATCTTTGACAAAATGAAAGTGGAGTTCATCGACCAAAATGAGAGTGTGCAGGTTATTGCAGATAACATCCGTGATACCGGTGAGGTTCCTGAAAGGTATGTCAGGTCTGAAATTAAGGCTGATCCTGTCATCGTCGATGTGGAGGGTTATAATCTACCGGTTATAGATATGTCAAGATTGCTCAACCCTGAGTTTTCTGAAGAGGAGACTGCTAAGCTTGGATCCGCCTGTGAGCATTGGGGATTCTTCCAG CTTGTGAACCATGGGTTAGATGGAGGGTTGCTGCAGCAAATTAAGTCTGACATCACAGAGTTCTTCAGCCTTCCACTGGAAGAGAAGTTGGCAGTGGCAATTCCACCAAATGGCATACAAGGGTTTGGACACCACTTTGTTTTCTCCAAGGAACAGAAGCTGGATTGGGTAGATATGCTGTTCCTTGCCACACGGCCTGTTGAGGAAAGGAGTCTGGCCTTCTGGCCTACAAAGCCTTCCACATTCAG GGACACATTGGATATGTACTCACTGGAGCTGGCAAATGTATCTGCACAATTGTTCAAGTTTATGGCCAACAACCTTGGAGTTAACAAGGAGGGACTCCTTGGTACCTTCAAGGGTCTGCCTCAGAGCATGAGGATCAACTATTACCCTCCCTGCAGTcaagctaacaaggttttaggtCTGTCACCACATACGGATGGTGTTGGCATGACATTCCTCCTCCAAGTAAATGATGTAGAAGGACTGCAAATCAGGAAGGATGGCAAATGGTTTTCAGTGAAGGCCATACCTGGAGCTCTTGTCGTGAACATAGGGGATGCTCTTGAG GTCCTCACCAATGGCCAGTACAAGAGTATTGAGCACAGGGCTGTAATAAACCCTGTCAAGGAAAGGATTACGATCGCAACATTCCTTAGCGTCAACCTTGGCTGCACGATTGGCCCACTTCAGGAGCTGCTGAAGGCAGGCGAGGCACGCTACAAGGTTTTAGATGGTGTTGAGTTCACCAAGGGCTACTTTGCTGCAAAGCTGGAAGGCAGAAGGTACTTGGAGAGCTTGAAGCTAGGCATATGA
- the LOC120651696 gene encoding 2-oxoglutarate-dependent dioxygenase 11-like isoform X2, protein MRVCRLLQITSVIPVRFLKDMSRLLNPEFSEEETAKLGSACEHWGFFQLVNHGLDGGLLQQIKSDITEFFSLPLEEKLAVAIPPNGIQGFGHHFVFSKEQKLDWVDMLFLATRPVEERSLAFWPTKPSTFRDTLDMYSLELANVSAQLFKFMANNLGVNKEGLLGTFKGLPQSMRINYYPPCSQANKVLGLSPHTDGVGMTFLLQVNDVEGLQIRKDGKWFSVKAIPGALVVNIGDALEVLTNGQYKSIEHRAVINPVKERITIATFLSVNLGCTIGPLQELLKAGEARYKVLDGVEFTKGYFAAKLEGRRYLESLKLGI, encoded by the exons ATGAGAGTGTGCAGGTTATTGCAGATAACATCCGTGATACCGGTGAGGTTCCTGAAAG ATATGTCAAGATTGCTCAACCCTGAGTTTTCTGAAGAGGAGACTGCTAAGCTTGGATCCGCCTGTGAGCATTGGGGATTCTTCCAG CTTGTGAACCATGGGTTAGATGGAGGGTTGCTGCAGCAAATTAAGTCTGACATCACAGAGTTCTTCAGCCTTCCACTGGAAGAGAAGTTGGCAGTGGCAATTCCACCAAATGGCATACAAGGGTTTGGACACCACTTTGTTTTCTCCAAGGAACAGAAGCTGGATTGGGTAGATATGCTGTTCCTTGCCACACGGCCTGTTGAGGAAAGGAGTCTGGCCTTCTGGCCTACAAAGCCTTCCACATTCAG GGACACATTGGATATGTACTCACTGGAGCTGGCAAATGTATCTGCACAATTGTTCAAGTTTATGGCCAACAACCTTGGAGTTAACAAGGAGGGACTCCTTGGTACCTTCAAGGGTCTGCCTCAGAGCATGAGGATCAACTATTACCCTCCCTGCAGTcaagctaacaaggttttaggtCTGTCACCACATACGGATGGTGTTGGCATGACATTCCTCCTCCAAGTAAATGATGTAGAAGGACTGCAAATCAGGAAGGATGGCAAATGGTTTTCAGTGAAGGCCATACCTGGAGCTCTTGTCGTGAACATAGGGGATGCTCTTGAG GTCCTCACCAATGGCCAGTACAAGAGTATTGAGCACAGGGCTGTAATAAACCCTGTCAAGGAAAGGATTACGATCGCAACATTCCTTAGCGTCAACCTTGGCTGCACGATTGGCCCACTTCAGGAGCTGCTGAAGGCAGGCGAGGCACGCTACAAGGTTTTAGATGGTGTTGAGTTCACCAAGGGCTACTTTGCTGCAAAGCTGGAAGGCAGAAGGTACTTGGAGAGCTTGAAGCTAGGCATATGA